The following proteins come from a genomic window of Blastococcus sp. HT6-30:
- a CDS encoding NAD(P)/FAD-dependent oxidoreductase encodes MPTEHVDVLVVGAGLSGIGAACHLEKDRPGTSYLVLESRAALGGTWDLFRYPGIRSDSDMFTLGYSFRPWDEAKSIADGPAIRRYIEETAREYGVTDNIRYHHRVLSAEWSTPNSRWTVTAERTDTGQTVRLTCSWLSVCSGYYRYDEGFRPRFEGEERFRGELVHPQHWPEDLDITGKKVVVIGSGATAVTLVPNLAEQAEHVTMLQRTPSYVMSLPSRDPLAQWLRAKLPARAAYPIVRWKNVLTSTALYQLSRRRPAMVRKLIRRLTEKQLPAGFAVSTHFNPPYDPWDQRLCLVPDGDLFRALRQGRASIATDRIRTFTEDGIELESGEHLAADVVVTATGLNLLPAGGMTLAVDGEPVELPETVSYKGMMLSGVPNFAMVIGYTNASWTLKADLVNGYVVRLLDHMDAHGYVSATPVAPPEGADAPFLDLAAGYVQRSLAGLPKQGGRAPWRLHQNYLRDVALMRRGSLEDEGMTFQPRALAGAVAERTMA; translated from the coding sequence ATGCCAACCGAGCACGTGGACGTCCTGGTCGTCGGCGCCGGCCTCTCCGGCATCGGCGCCGCCTGCCACCTGGAGAAGGACCGGCCGGGCACGAGCTATCTGGTGCTGGAGTCCCGCGCCGCTCTCGGGGGCACGTGGGACCTGTTCCGCTATCCGGGGATCCGGTCGGACTCCGACATGTTCACCCTCGGCTACTCCTTCCGCCCGTGGGACGAGGCGAAGTCGATCGCCGACGGACCCGCCATCCGCCGGTACATCGAGGAGACGGCGCGCGAGTACGGGGTCACCGACAACATCCGGTACCACCACCGCGTGCTCTCCGCGGAGTGGTCGACGCCGAACAGCCGGTGGACGGTCACCGCCGAGCGCACCGACACGGGGCAGACGGTCCGGCTGACCTGCTCGTGGCTGTCGGTCTGCTCCGGCTACTACCGCTACGACGAGGGCTTCCGCCCCCGCTTCGAGGGCGAGGAGCGATTCCGCGGAGAGCTGGTGCACCCGCAGCACTGGCCCGAGGACCTCGACATCACCGGCAAGAAGGTCGTGGTCATCGGCAGCGGCGCCACCGCCGTCACCCTCGTGCCGAACCTCGCCGAGCAGGCCGAGCACGTGACGATGCTGCAGCGCACGCCGAGCTACGTCATGTCGCTGCCGAGCCGGGATCCACTGGCCCAGTGGCTGCGCGCCAAGCTGCCGGCCCGGGCCGCCTACCCGATCGTCCGCTGGAAGAACGTGCTCACCAGCACCGCGCTGTACCAGCTCAGCCGCCGTCGCCCGGCGATGGTCCGGAAGCTGATCCGCCGGCTCACCGAGAAGCAGCTGCCGGCCGGGTTCGCCGTCAGCACGCACTTCAACCCGCCCTACGACCCGTGGGACCAGCGGCTCTGCCTCGTCCCGGACGGCGACCTGTTCCGCGCCCTGCGGCAGGGGAGGGCCTCGATCGCCACCGACCGGATCCGCACCTTCACCGAGGACGGCATCGAGCTGGAATCGGGAGAGCACCTCGCCGCCGACGTCGTGGTCACCGCGACCGGGCTGAACCTGCTCCCGGCCGGCGGCATGACCCTCGCCGTGGACGGAGAGCCCGTCGAGCTGCCCGAGACGGTCTCCTACAAGGGGATGATGCTCTCCGGCGTGCCCAACTTCGCCATGGTCATCGGCTACACCAACGCCTCCTGGACGCTCAAGGCCGACCTGGTCAACGGCTACGTCGTCCGGCTCCTGGACCACATGGACGCGCACGGCTACGTGTCGGCGACCCCGGTCGCCCCGCCGGAGGGGGCCGACGCGCCGTTCCTGGACCTTGCGGCCGGGTACGTGCAGCGCAGTCTCGCCGGCCTGCCCAAGCAGGGCGGCCGCGCGCCCTGGCGGCTGCACCAGAACTACCTGCGCGACGTCGCGCTGATGCGCCGCGGCTCCCTGGAGGACGAGGGCATGACCTTCCAGCCGCGAGCGCTGGCCGGCGCCGTCGCCGAGCGGACGATGGCGTGA
- a CDS encoding SDR family NAD(P)-dependent oxidoreductase: MGPYAFAGGTAVVTGAASGIGEALAAQLAGRGSHLVLLDRDAERLEGVAGRIRADHPGLRIATHVADLADDEATARVAATLVAEHPETTLLVNNAGVALGGRFDQVTLEEFEWVMAINVRAVVQLTHALLPVLKTHPGAHVVNVSSVFGIVAPAGQAAYAASKFAVRGFTEALRHELAEDGIGVTVVHPGGVRTRIAESARTGSGVSVAEYEEGRKRFATLLRMPPEDAAAQIVAAIERRRPRLLIGWTAKVPDVLVRLVPGSYWRLIARRAAPAKPTS, from the coding sequence ATGGGTCCCTACGCGTTCGCGGGCGGAACGGCCGTCGTCACCGGCGCGGCGAGCGGCATCGGCGAAGCGCTCGCCGCGCAGCTGGCCGGGCGGGGCAGCCACCTGGTGCTGCTGGACCGCGATGCCGAGCGGCTCGAGGGGGTGGCCGGGCGGATCCGTGCCGACCACCCGGGGCTGCGGATCGCCACCCACGTAGCCGACCTCGCCGACGACGAGGCGACCGCCCGGGTGGCGGCGACGCTCGTCGCCGAGCACCCGGAGACGACGCTGCTGGTCAACAACGCCGGGGTCGCGCTCGGCGGGCGCTTCGACCAGGTCACCCTGGAGGAGTTCGAGTGGGTGATGGCGATCAACGTGCGCGCCGTCGTCCAGCTCACCCACGCCCTGCTGCCGGTGCTCAAGACGCACCCCGGCGCGCACGTGGTGAACGTGTCCAGCGTCTTCGGCATCGTCGCCCCGGCCGGCCAGGCCGCCTACGCGGCCAGCAAGTTCGCCGTCCGGGGGTTCACCGAGGCGCTGCGGCACGAGCTGGCCGAGGACGGCATCGGCGTGACTGTGGTGCACCCCGGCGGCGTCCGCACGCGCATCGCCGAGAGCGCCCGGACCGGCTCGGGCGTGTCGGTGGCGGAGTACGAGGAGGGGCGCAAGCGGTTCGCCACGCTGCTCCGGATGCCGCCGGAGGACGCCGCCGCGCAGATCGTCGCGGCGATCGAGCGTCGTCGTCCGCGGCTGCTGATCGGCTGGACCGCGAAGGTTCCCGACGTGCTCGTGCGGCTCGTGCCGGGCAGCTACTGGCGGCTGATCGCCCGTCGGGCGGCACCGGCGAAGCCGACGAGCTGA
- a CDS encoding IS110 family transposase, producing the protein MNGRQVRADEEPRFGGLDWSWERHAVCIVDSAGAVIERFEAEHQAAGLQTMTHRLRRAGVVRVAIERGDGSVVDALLAGGLEVVVVSSRQVKALRLRYGTAGNKDDRFDAFVLADVLRSDGHRLASLTPDSSATIGLRALVRARKDLIKHRIALANQLRANLLAAFPGAVGLFAEIDSPISLTFLTRFPCAERAAWLSEKRMAAWLAAVGYCGRQTAEQLMAHLRNAPAGLPGPAGAACATVTEQLVATLSDLRARIDVLDKAIAESLALHHDATVFTSLPRAGINRAALLLAEIGDCRARFPDDTALAAAAGVAPSTRASGKRHHVAFRHSCDKKLREALIDFAADSRQASPWAADIYQRARDRGARHPHAVRILARAWCRIIWRCWTDNTAYDPARYNGLQQLLTAAG; encoded by the coding sequence ATGAACGGTAGGCAGGTTCGGGCAGACGAGGAACCCCGCTTCGGCGGGCTGGATTGGTCCTGGGAGCGGCACGCGGTGTGCATCGTCGACTCGGCCGGGGCGGTGATCGAGCGGTTCGAGGCTGAGCACCAAGCGGCCGGACTGCAGACGATGACGCATCGGCTGCGGCGGGCCGGGGTCGTGCGGGTGGCGATCGAGCGCGGTGACGGGTCGGTCGTGGATGCACTGCTGGCCGGCGGCCTGGAGGTGGTGGTCGTCTCCAGCCGGCAGGTCAAGGCGCTGCGGCTGCGCTACGGCACGGCCGGCAACAAGGACGACCGGTTCGATGCGTTCGTGCTCGCCGACGTGCTGCGCAGCGACGGGCACCGGCTGGCCTCGCTGACCCCGGACAGCTCCGCAACGATCGGGCTGCGGGCGCTGGTGCGCGCCCGCAAGGACCTGATCAAGCACCGGATTGCGCTGGCCAATCAGCTGCGCGCCAACCTGCTGGCCGCCTTCCCTGGCGCGGTGGGGCTCTTCGCCGAGATCGACTCGCCGATCAGCCTGACCTTCCTGACCCGCTTTCCCTGCGCCGAGCGGGCGGCCTGGCTCTCCGAGAAGCGGATGGCCGCCTGGCTGGCCGCGGTCGGCTACTGCGGGCGGCAGACTGCCGAGCAGCTCATGGCCCACCTGCGGAATGCCCCAGCCGGGCTTCCCGGTCCCGCGGGCGCCGCCTGCGCCACCGTCACCGAGCAGCTCGTCGCCACGCTGAGCGACCTCCGGGCTCGCATCGACGTCCTCGACAAGGCCATCGCGGAAAGCCTCGCCCTGCATCACGACGCCACGGTCTTCACCAGCCTGCCCCGCGCCGGCATCAACCGCGCCGCGCTGCTGCTGGCTGAGATCGGTGATTGCCGCGCCCGCTTCCCCGACGACACCGCCCTGGCCGCCGCAGCTGGAGTGGCGCCCTCGACCCGGGCCAGCGGCAAACGCCATCACGTCGCGTTCCGGCACTCCTGCGACAAGAAGCTGCGAGAAGCACTCATCGACTTCGCCGCCGACAGCCGCCAGGCCAGCCCCTGGGCCGCCGACATCTACCAGCGAGCCCGCGACCGTGGCGCCCGCCACCCTCACGCCGTTCGCATCCTCGCCCGAGCCTGGTGCCGGATCATCTGGCGCTGCTGGACCGACAACACCGCCTACGACCCCGCCCGCTACAACGGCCTACAACAACTCCTGACCGCCGCGGGTTGA
- a CDS encoding 50S ribosomal protein L11 methyltransferase, whose amino-acid sequence MPADRPVPPEFVRAHTRAVRPELVPEVELLVAADVVALWEAMETEQGRTSTDPPFWAAAWPGGQALARYVLDHPDLVAGRAVLDLGAGSGLVAVAAVRAGATSVLASDVDPFALTAVIVNAERNGTPGITPVGDVLGAEPPDVAVILAGDVCYDREMTDRVLPFLEAARARGVEVLVGDPGRVYLPEDRLQSLAAYDVPDTEPSPGRPAPVRRTTVWRLP is encoded by the coding sequence GTGCCGGCCGACCGTCCCGTCCCCCCGGAGTTCGTCCGCGCCCACACCCGCGCGGTGCGGCCCGAACTGGTGCCCGAGGTGGAGCTGCTGGTGGCCGCCGACGTCGTCGCCCTGTGGGAGGCCATGGAGACCGAGCAGGGGCGCACCTCCACCGATCCGCCGTTCTGGGCGGCGGCCTGGCCGGGCGGACAGGCGCTGGCGCGGTACGTGCTCGACCACCCCGACCTGGTCGCGGGGCGGGCGGTGCTGGATCTCGGCGCCGGCAGCGGGCTGGTCGCCGTGGCGGCGGTCCGTGCCGGGGCGACGTCCGTGCTCGCCAGCGACGTCGACCCCTTCGCGCTGACCGCCGTGATCGTGAACGCCGAGCGGAACGGAACGCCGGGCATCACGCCGGTGGGTGACGTGCTGGGCGCCGAACCGCCGGACGTGGCGGTGATCCTGGCCGGCGACGTCTGCTACGACCGAGAGATGACCGACCGGGTGCTGCCCTTCCTGGAGGCCGCACGTGCCCGCGGCGTGGAGGTGCTGGTCGGCGATCCGGGGCGCGTCTACCTCCCGGAGGACCGGCTGCAGTCCCTGGCCGCCTACGACGTGCCCGACACCGAACCGTCGCCAGGCCGGCCCGCACCGGTGCGCCGGACCACCGTCTGGCGGTTGCCCTGA
- a CDS encoding glycoside hydrolase family 3 N-terminal domain-containing protein, translating into MPTHRTTTSRAGSAPIRRPDRARSLLLAAVVVAALTGYASTPVRPASFSGGGPATATTTPPSPEQTSADVSVDAVLAGLDRRAQVSQLFVAGVPLDGLGAGTAVVGEGVGGVFLQGRTTLAAPELAATTAAWQEAAPGPDLWIAADQEGGAVQTLKGSGFDVLPPAVEQGVLAVGELGALADRLGAAMSGAGLNLNLAPVADVVPPGTEAGNAPISAFGRQYAGAGPAVAAAAATMADGLASHGVVPTFKHFPGLGRVSENTDITSDVVDPVTAAGDEQVTAFADALARTAADPFVMTSSATYPRIDPEEQAAFSRAVVTDLLRDRLDFDGVVVSDDLGAAEAVADIPPGERAVRFLAAGGTLVLTVDAGLVPEMVDAAVARAETDPAFAATVDAAVRTALTAKAEAGLLG; encoded by the coding sequence ATGCCCACACACCGCACGACGACGTCCCGGGCGGGTTCCGCGCCCATCCGACGGCCGGACCGGGCGCGGTCCCTGCTCCTCGCGGCCGTCGTCGTCGCCGCGCTGACCGGCTACGCCTCCACGCCCGTCCGACCGGCCTCCTTCTCCGGCGGCGGACCCGCGACGGCCACCACCACTCCCCCATCGCCCGAGCAGACGTCGGCGGACGTGTCCGTGGACGCCGTGCTCGCCGGACTGGACCGCCGGGCTCAGGTGTCGCAGCTGTTCGTGGCCGGCGTTCCGCTGGACGGGCTGGGCGCGGGCACGGCCGTCGTCGGCGAGGGGGTCGGCGGGGTCTTCCTGCAGGGCCGGACCACCTTGGCCGCACCGGAGCTCGCCGCCACCACGGCCGCCTGGCAGGAGGCGGCGCCCGGCCCCGACCTCTGGATCGCCGCCGACCAGGAGGGTGGCGCAGTCCAGACCCTCAAAGGCTCCGGGTTCGACGTGCTCCCGCCGGCGGTGGAGCAGGGGGTGCTGGCGGTCGGCGAGCTCGGTGCGCTCGCCGACCGGCTGGGAGCCGCGATGTCCGGTGCCGGCCTGAACCTCAACCTCGCCCCGGTGGCCGACGTCGTTCCCCCGGGCACCGAGGCGGGCAACGCGCCGATCAGCGCGTTCGGCCGGCAGTACGCCGGCGCCGGCCCCGCGGTGGCAGCCGCTGCCGCGACGATGGCCGACGGGCTGGCATCGCACGGCGTCGTCCCGACGTTCAAGCACTTCCCCGGCCTGGGCCGGGTGTCCGAGAACACCGACATCACCAGCGACGTCGTCGACCCGGTGACCGCCGCCGGCGACGAGCAGGTCACCGCCTTCGCCGATGCGCTCGCCCGCACCGCGGCCGACCCGTTCGTGATGACGTCGTCGGCGACCTATCCCCGAATCGACCCGGAGGAGCAGGCCGCGTTCTCCCGCGCCGTGGTCACCGACCTGCTCCGCGACCGGCTGGACTTCGACGGGGTGGTCGTCTCCGACGACCTGGGTGCCGCCGAGGCGGTGGCGGACATCCCGCCGGGCGAGCGCGCCGTCCGCTTCCTCGCGGCCGGGGGCACGCTGGTGCTGACCGTCGACGCCGGTCTGGTGCCGGAGATGGTCGACGCCGCCGTGGCCCGAGCGGAGACCGACCCCGCCTTCGCCGCGACCGTCGACGCCGCCGTCCGCACCGCCCTCACCGCCAAGGCCGAGGCCGGCCTCCTCGGCTGA
- a CDS encoding LLM class flavin-dependent oxidoreductase, giving the protein MQFGVFTVSDITTDPTTGRTPTEAERLKAVLAIAQKAEEVGLDVFALGEHHNPPFFSSSPTTTLAWIAARTRTLQLSTSTTLITTNDPVKIAEDYAMLQHLAEGRVDLMMGRGNTGPVYPWFGQDIRNGIELAVENYALLRRLWTEDVVDWQGKYRTPLQGFTSTPRPLDGVPPFVWHGSIRSPQIAEQAAYYGDGFFSNHIFWPKEHTQRMVEFYRRRYEHYGHGSADQAIVGLGGQVFMRRNSQDAVAEFRPYFDNAPVYGHGPSLEEFSRETPLTVGSPQQVIERTLGFRDYVGDYQRQLFLVDHAGLPLKTVLEQLDLLGEEVVPVLRKEFAARKPAHVPEAPTHAARVAAAGGSTDTTVHAGGDDVTGRTPEAVTR; this is encoded by the coding sequence ATGCAGTTCGGCGTGTTCACCGTCAGCGACATCACCACCGACCCGACGACCGGGCGCACCCCGACCGAGGCGGAGCGGCTGAAGGCGGTGCTGGCCATCGCGCAGAAGGCCGAGGAGGTCGGCCTCGACGTCTTCGCCCTCGGCGAGCACCACAACCCGCCGTTCTTCTCCTCCTCCCCCACCACCACGCTCGCGTGGATCGCGGCGCGGACCCGGACGCTCCAGCTGTCGACGTCGACGACGCTGATCACCACCAACGACCCGGTGAAGATCGCCGAGGACTACGCGATGCTGCAGCACCTGGCCGAGGGCCGGGTCGACCTGATGATGGGCCGCGGGAACACCGGCCCGGTCTACCCCTGGTTCGGGCAGGACATCCGCAACGGCATCGAGCTCGCCGTCGAGAACTACGCGCTGCTGCGCCGGCTGTGGACCGAGGACGTCGTCGACTGGCAGGGCAAGTACCGCACCCCGCTGCAGGGCTTCACCTCGACACCCCGCCCCCTGGACGGCGTTCCGCCGTTCGTGTGGCACGGCTCGATCCGCTCCCCCCAGATCGCCGAGCAGGCCGCGTACTACGGCGACGGCTTCTTCTCCAACCACATCTTCTGGCCGAAGGAGCACACCCAGCGGATGGTCGAGTTCTACCGCCGCCGCTACGAGCACTACGGCCACGGCAGCGCCGACCAGGCGATCGTCGGCCTCGGCGGCCAGGTGTTCATGCGCAGGAACAGCCAGGACGCCGTCGCCGAGTTCCGCCCCTACTTCGACAACGCGCCGGTCTACGGCCACGGCCCCTCGTTGGAGGAGTTCAGCCGGGAGACCCCGCTGACCGTCGGCTCGCCGCAGCAGGTCATCGAGCGGACGCTCGGTTTCCGCGACTACGTCGGCGACTACCAGCGGCAGCTGTTCCTCGTCGACCACGCCGGGCTCCCGCTGAAGACGGTGCTCGAGCAGCTCGACCTGCTGGGCGAGGAGGTCGTCCCGGTGCTGCGGAAGGAGTTCGCCGCCCGTAAGCCGGCGCACGTGCCCGAGGCGCCCACGCACGCCGCGCGGGTCGCGGCGGCCGGCGGCAGCACGGACACGACGGTCCACGCCGGTGGCGACGACGTCACCGGGCGCACCCCTGAGGCGGTGACCCGATGA
- a CDS encoding FMN reductase has translation MSTRTLAVVSAGLGVPSSTRLLADRLTTATVEALRERGVTATVEVVELRQHARDLADNLVTGFANEALRGSVDTVVGADGLIAVTPIFSASYSGLFKTFFDVLDKEALAGKPVLLGATAGTARHSLALEHAMRPLFAYLRATVAPTAVFAASEDWAGGETGSPALTGRAHRAAGELADLVAGRPPAAPADPFADPVGSFEDLLRGSGA, from the coding sequence ATGAGCACCCGCACCCTCGCCGTCGTCAGCGCCGGGCTGGGCGTCCCGTCGTCCACCCGGCTGCTGGCCGACCGGCTGACCACGGCCACGGTGGAGGCCCTCCGCGAGCGGGGCGTCACCGCCACGGTCGAGGTGGTCGAGCTGCGGCAGCACGCCCGCGACCTCGCCGACAACCTGGTCACCGGCTTCGCCAACGAGGCGCTGCGGGGCTCGGTGGACACGGTGGTGGGCGCCGACGGCCTGATCGCCGTGACACCGATCTTCTCGGCGTCCTACAGCGGCCTGTTCAAGACCTTCTTCGACGTCCTGGACAAGGAGGCGCTGGCCGGCAAGCCGGTGCTGCTCGGCGCCACCGCCGGCACGGCGCGGCACTCGCTGGCCCTGGAGCACGCCATGCGGCCGCTGTTCGCCTACCTCCGGGCGACGGTCGCCCCGACCGCGGTCTTCGCCGCGTCGGAGGACTGGGCCGGCGGCGAGACCGGCAGCCCGGCTCTCACGGGGCGGGCGCACCGGGCCGCCGGCGAGCTCGCCGACCTGGTGGCCGGACGGCCACCGGCCGCCCCGGCAGACCCGTTCGCCGACCCGGTCGGCTCCTTCGAGGACCTGCTCCGCGGCTCCGGCGCCTGA
- a CDS encoding TetR/AcrR family transcriptional regulator, giving the protein MPAATGELPSAGRGRRPARPSGDDRELAILSTAERLLAERPLAAISVDDLARGAGISRPTFYFYFSSKDAVLLALLDRVVAEADAAMQRAFGSPATGARDGWARAIGAYYETFRAHRSLTVAWAQARSTNDEVRALWSEVFERWVQQCAAAVDAERARGAAPPGLPSRALAVALTSMNERVLYATFSGDGPAVPEERVVDVLLGIWLSAVYGAAVPD; this is encoded by the coding sequence GTGCCGGCTGCCACGGGTGAGCTCCCCAGCGCCGGGCGCGGCCGGCGGCCCGCCCGGCCCTCCGGCGACGACCGGGAACTGGCGATCCTCTCCACCGCGGAGCGCCTCCTCGCCGAGCGGCCGCTCGCCGCCATCTCGGTCGACGACCTCGCGCGTGGCGCAGGCATCTCCCGGCCCACGTTCTACTTCTACTTCTCCTCCAAGGACGCCGTCCTGCTCGCCCTGCTCGACCGCGTGGTCGCCGAGGCCGACGCCGCGATGCAGCGGGCCTTCGGATCGCCGGCCACCGGTGCGCGGGACGGCTGGGCGCGGGCGATCGGCGCCTACTACGAAACCTTCCGCGCGCACCGGTCGCTCACCGTCGCCTGGGCGCAGGCGCGCTCCACGAACGACGAGGTCCGAGCGCTGTGGTCGGAGGTGTTCGAGCGCTGGGTGCAGCAGTGCGCCGCGGCCGTCGACGCCGAGCGGGCACGCGGGGCCGCACCGCCGGGGCTGCCCTCGCGCGCCCTCGCCGTCGCCCTGACGTCGATGAACGAGCGGGTGCTCTACGCGACGTTCAGCGGGGACGGGCCGGCCGTCCCCGAGGAGCGGGTCGTCGACGTGCTCCTCGGCATCTGGCTCTCGGCGGTCTACGGCGCTGCGGTCCCCGACTGA
- a CDS encoding universal stress protein: MDEVRKVVQVEGGVVVGHDGSKCAQEALRWAARLARRADVDVHVVRAWSMTTAPHPATWEPGYVPPLPDWEQAVLEELTAHVAAAGLDPAARVTCHVVHRPPVQGLLAAAEGANLVVVGARGRGGFSGLLLGSVSDQLVHHAACPVTVVRTGAGGRDFTTAGAGSAVVGE; this comes from the coding sequence GTGGACGAGGTCCGTAAGGTGGTTCAGGTCGAGGGTGGCGTCGTGGTCGGGCACGACGGCTCGAAGTGCGCGCAGGAGGCGCTCCGCTGGGCGGCGCGGTTGGCCCGCCGGGCCGACGTCGACGTGCACGTGGTCCGCGCCTGGTCGATGACCACCGCACCGCACCCCGCCACCTGGGAGCCCGGCTACGTGCCGCCGCTGCCCGACTGGGAGCAGGCCGTGCTGGAGGAGCTCACAGCGCACGTCGCCGCGGCCGGGCTGGACCCCGCCGCGCGGGTCACCTGCCACGTCGTCCACCGGCCGCCGGTGCAGGGCCTGCTCGCCGCCGCAGAGGGTGCCAACCTGGTGGTGGTCGGCGCGCGTGGCCGCGGCGGGTTCTCCGGCCTGCTGCTCGGCTCGGTCAGCGACCAGCTGGTGCACCACGCGGCCTGCCCGGTCACCGTGGTCCGCACCGGCGCCGGCGGCCGCGACTTCACGACCGCCGGGGCCGGCTCCGCCGTCGTCGGGGAGTGA
- a CDS encoding transglycosylase SLT domain-containing protein has protein sequence MKLRATSITRALRPEGGRRSAGRVRRPALLLAVVAAGGLIANVVVTDEPTAQDEPQLASVSVAEQLGITAEAPAADTVQSAVDSLAPLAASRSERAAERAAAAEARAAAEQAELDRRAAEEAARIAAEEAARAEAARAEAARAEAARAEAARAEAARAEAARAETARAEAARAQAAVPAPARATSAPAAPAAPAGSFKQYAMSKVGSAGEFSCLESLWGKESGWNPNAQNPTSTAYGIPQFLNSTWAGTGIAKTSDGYRQIDAGLIYIENRYGSPCGAWSHSRATGWY, from the coding sequence ATGAAGCTTCGCGCCACCTCGATCACCCGCGCCCTCCGGCCCGAGGGCGGACGGCGTAGCGCCGGCCGGGTCCGCCGTCCGGCGCTGCTGCTGGCCGTCGTCGCCGCCGGCGGGCTGATCGCCAACGTCGTCGTCACCGACGAGCCGACCGCGCAGGACGAGCCGCAGCTGGCGTCGGTCAGCGTCGCCGAGCAGCTCGGGATCACCGCCGAGGCGCCCGCCGCCGACACGGTGCAGTCCGCCGTCGACAGCCTCGCCCCGCTGGCGGCGAGCCGCAGCGAGCGCGCCGCCGAGCGGGCTGCGGCCGCCGAGGCCCGGGCCGCCGCGGAGCAGGCCGAGCTCGATCGCCGGGCCGCCGAGGAGGCGGCCCGCATCGCGGCCGAGGAGGCCGCCCGCGCCGAGGCCGCCCGCGCCGAGGCCGCCCGCGCCGAGGCCGCCCGCGCCGAGGCCGCCCGCGCCGAGGCCGCCCGCGCCGAAGCCGCGCGCGCGGAGACGGCTCGTGCCGAGGCCGCCCGCGCCCAGGCAGCCGTCCCCGCTCCGGCGCGCGCGACCAGCGCCCCGGCGGCACCTGCCGCCCCTGCCGGGTCGTTCAAGCAGTACGCGATGAGCAAGGTCGGCAGCGCCGGCGAGTTCAGCTGCCTGGAGAGCCTGTGGGGCAAGGAGAGCGGCTGGAACCCCAACGCGCAGAACCCGACCAGCACCGCGTACGGCATCCCGCAGTTCCTCAACTCGACGTGGGCCGGGACGGGCATCGCCAAGACCTCCGACGGCTACCGGCAGATCGACGCCGGGCTGATCTACATCGAGAACCGCTACGGCTCGCCGTGCGGCGCGTGGTCGCACTCGCGGGCGACCGGCTGGTACTGA